The Methanosarcina acetivorans C2A genome includes the window GGAGCGACCATGAAGACGTCAACGTCTTTCGGAGGCACGATCTGGTTGTAGTGGATATTGAAGCCGTGGGCAAAAACAAGGGCATTGCCGGCTTCCAGGCTGGGTTCAATCTGAGAATAGTAAACAGATGCCTGCTTTTCATCAGGTAGGAGGATCATGATAACGTCTGCAGCTTTTGCAGCTTCTTCAACAGTCATAACTTTCAGGCCGTCAGACTCGGCTTTTGCCCAGCTGGAGCTGCCTTTCCTGAGCCCGACCACAACATTGAGCCCGGACTCGTGCAGGTTTCTGGCGTGTGCATGACCCTGGCTTCCGTAGCCCATTATAGCAATTGTTTTATCTTTAAGTGCATCAAAAGTTGTTTCGTTATCATAAATTATCGTTGCCATTCCTTAATTCTCCTGATTGATTTTACTGAATTGTCCTTACTGATTTTACTGATTAATTTTACTAATTGATTTTACTGATCCGTTTTATTGATATATTCCTGATATATTCCTTAATTTTTTAATGAAAATTCCCTGCATTATTCAGGGAAGTACCTGAATTTAAACACAGAGGTTTCCCCGAGAATTAAACTGATTTCCGAAAAGTTAATGTTTCTGGATCCGGACAGCCTTCTGAAATATAAGGGGAGGCCGGAAACCCGGAAAGTTTATTAGAAGACCTTTAGGATTCGAAAAGGCTTCCGGCTGCCCCAATCTGTGAAAAAGAATTGAGCTGCTACCTCTCATTACCTGCCCTTAATATTTAAACCTTCTTTGGTCCTCGCACCATTGCAATCTTGCCTGTCCTGACCATTTCCTTGATCCCGAACTGGCGGAGAAGTTTTTCGATTGCCTGGATTTTACTTTCGTCCCCCGTTACCTCAACGGTCATGGACTTCGGGGCAACATCCACTATCCTGGCCCTGAAGATATTTGCAATCTGGATAATCTCTGCCCTTGTGTTCACATCCGCCGAGACCTTGATAAGGGCAAGCTCCCGCTCAACTGCGTCATCGCCCCCGATATCCGAGACCTTGATGACATC containing:
- the ilvN gene encoding acetolactate synthase small subunit — encoded protein: MKHTLAVLVENKSGVLSRVASLFSRRGYNIDSLAVGVTEDPDISRITIVVHGDDHVLEQVTKQLNKLIDVIKVSDIGGDDAVERELALIKVSADVNTRAEIIQIANIFRARIVDVAPKSMTVEVTGDESKIQAIEKLLRQFGIKEMVRTGKIAMVRGPKKV